Proteins encoded together in one Candidatus Cloacimonadota bacterium window:
- the hpt gene encoding hypoxanthine phosphoribosyltransferase — protein sequence MNLDLSAVLLDEHRIQARVREIGTQIAQEYKDSVPVLIGIMKGGFVFLADLCRSITIPLEIDFMAISSYNGASSTGAVKIRKDIDTNIAGRHVIVVEDIVDSGLSLQYIREYLQNHGPASLKVCVLLDKPRAHKMETSFDYVGFQIDNDFVVGYGLDYQNRYRNLPYIGILKEEIYS from the coding sequence ATGAACCTCGACCTCTCGGCAGTATTGCTGGACGAACACCGCATCCAAGCCCGGGTGCGGGAAATCGGCACGCAGATTGCCCAGGAATATAAAGATTCGGTGCCGGTTTTAATCGGCATCATGAAAGGCGGCTTCGTGTTTTTAGCCGACCTCTGCCGCAGCATTACGATTCCGCTGGAGATTGACTTTATGGCAATATCCAGCTATAACGGCGCCAGCAGCACGGGAGCAGTGAAAATCCGCAAAGACATCGACACAAACATCGCCGGCCGCCACGTTATCGTTGTGGAAGACATCGTGGATTCCGGGTTGTCGCTGCAATATATCCGCGAATATCTGCAAAACCATGGCCCCGCCAGCCTGAAGGTTTGCGTTTTGCTGGACAAACCCCGTGCCCACAAGATGGAAACAAGTTTCGACTATGTGGGCTTCCAGATTGATAATGATTTTGTGGTGGGCTATGGGCTGGACTATCAAAACCGGTATCGGAACCTTCCCTATATCGGCATCCTGAAAGAAGAGATTTATTCATGA